AAACTGCACCCGTGGGGCGAACAGCCATAGCCAGTAGGGGGCCTGGTGCTCGGGCACGTCGAAGCGCAGCCACACGGCTTTTTCACTGGGCGGGTAGGTGAAGGCGAGGTCGTCGAGGGGCAGGAATTGATTGCGCCGGCTGCGCACCTCGTCCAGGTCCAGCCGGGCGCTGTCGTCGACGAACACCGACCAGCCGGTGGCATAGGGAGCGACCACACGCGGCGCCGCCGTGCTCGACAGGCAGACGCCGGCCAGCAGCAGGCTGACGAGTAGACCTATGGCGATCCTGAGCCGTCGCACGTGGCAATCCCTTTTAGGTTATACGGCTGAATTATAGCCAGCCGAGGTGGCACAGACTATGAAACTGAAACCCTATCCTGACAGCCAGGCCGCCCGATCGAGCGGCTGCCTGCGGTATTGCCGATGGGCGGCATCGCGCGATGCCGCCCGTCGTGTTACATCAGTTGTCGCCGCGCTCGCGGGCGATCGCCCGGTAACCGATGTCGTTACGGTGGAACATACCCTTCCAGTGAATCTTCGCGGCCAGGCGATAGGCCTGCCGCTGGGCGTCCGCCACGCTGGCGCCGATGGCGGTGGCGCACAGCACGCGGCCGCCCGCGGTCACCACCTGGTCGTCCTGCAGGGCGGTACCGGCATGGAATACCTTGCCTTCGAGCTGCGCGGCGTCGTCCAGCCCTTCGATCACATCACCCTTGGCGTAGTCGCCCGGGTAGCCGCCGGCCGCCAGCACCACGCCCACGGTGGGACGTGGGTCCCAGGTCGCTTCGACCTTGTCCAGCGCCTTGGCCAGTGCGGCCTCGACCAGCAGCACCAAGGAGCTTTCCAGGCGCACCATGATCGGCTGGGTTTCCGGATCGCCGAAGCGGCAGTTGAACTCGATGACCTTAGGCGCGCCGGCCTTGTCGATCATCAGGCCGGCGTACAGGAATCCGGTGTAGACGTTGCCTTCGGCGGCCATGCCGCGCACGGTCGGATAGATCACTTCGTCCATCACCCGCTTGTGCACCTCGGCGGTCACCACCGGTGCCGGCGAGTAGGCGCCCATGCCGCCGGTATTCGGGCCGCTGTCGGCATCGCCAACGCGCTTGTGGTCCTGGCTGGTGGCCATCGGCAGCACGTTCTGGCCGTCGACCATGACGATGAAGCTGGCTTCCTCGCCATCGAGGAATTCTTCGATCACCACGCGCGAGCCGGCGTCACCGAAAGCATTGCCGGCGAGCATGTCGCGCACGGCGTCTTCGGCTTCCTGTAGGGTCATGGCGACGATCACGCCCTTACCCGCAGCCAGGCCGTCGGCCTTGATCACGATCGGCGCGCCTTTCTCACGCAGGTAGGCCAGGGCTGGCTCGACCTCGGTGAAGTTCTGGTAGTCGGCAGTGGGGATGTTCTGCCGGGCCAGGAAATCCTTGGTGAACGCCTTGGAGCCTTCCAGCTGAGCAGCGGCGGCGGTGGGACCGAAGATGTCCAGGTCGCGGGAACGGAACAGGTCGACCACGCCCTTCACCAGCGGCGCTTCGGGGCCGACGATGGTCAGCTGCACGTTCTGCTCGGCGAAATCGGCCAGTGCCTGGATATCCAGCACGTCGATGGCGACGTTTTCACACTTGGGCTCAAAGGCGGTGCCGGCGTTGCCGGGGGCGACGAAGACCTTGGCGATGCGCTTGTCCTGCGCCACTTTCCAGGCCAGGGCGTGTTCACGACCGCCGCTGCCGATGATCAATACGTTCATGTCTCTCTCCCAATGGAGGCGGGCTGCTGGCCCGTTCGGTGGATAAGCGAAGCGTTATCCACCCTACAAATTCCGAGGTCGCGATGAAGCCGGTAGATGCTAGGCGCCCTGGGGTTCGACAAGCGGAGTTGCCTAGTGGCAATGAGCATTGGCGAAACCCAGGGCAACGACGCAGATGCCGGTTTCAGTGCGGCCGTTTTTAGTGCCTGAAATGGCGCATGCCGGTGAACACCATGGCAATCCCCGCCTCGTCGGCGGCGGCGATCACTTCGTTGTCGCGCATCGAGCCCCCCGGCTGGATCACCGCGGTGATGCCGGCCTTGGCGGCGTTGTCGATGCCGTCGCGGAACGGGAAGAAGGCGTCCGAGGCCATTACCGCGCCGGGTACCGGCAGGCCGGCGTGTTCGGCCTTGATGGCGGCGATGCGCGCGGAGTTGACGCGGCTCATCTGGCCGGCGCCAACGCCCACGGTCTGGCGGTTCTTGGCGTAGACGATGGCGTTGGACTTGACGAACTTGGCCACCTTCCAGGCGAAGATCAGGTCATGGATCTCCTGCTCGCTCGGCGCGCGCTGGGTGACGATCTTCAGGTCATCGGCGGTGATCATGCCGATATCGCGGCTCTGCACCAGCAGGCCGCCGTTGACCCGCTTGTAGTCCCAGCCCGGTGCACGCTCGGCCGGCCATTCGCCGCACGCGAGCAGGCGCACGTTGGCCTTGGCGGCGACCACTTCACGGGCGGCGTCGCTGATTCTCGGGGCGATGATCACTTCGACGAACTGGCGCTCGACGATGGCCTTGGCGGTTTCGCCGTCCAGTTCGCGGTTGAAGGCGATGATGCCGCCGAACGCCGACTCGGTGTCGGTGGCGTAGGCCAGGTCGTAGGCCTTGCGGATGCCGCCTTCGTCTTCCGGCACCACGGCGACGCCACAGGGGTTGGCGTGCTTGACGATCACGCAGGCCGGCTTGACGAAGCTCTTCACGCATTCCAGCGCGGCGTCGGTGTCGGCCACGTTGTTGAACGACAGTTCCTTGCCCTGCAGCTGCACGGCGGTGGCCACGCAGGCTTCATCGGCGTGCTCGACGTAGAACGCGGCCTTCTGGTGCGGGTTCTCGCCGTAGCGCATTTCCTGCGCCTTGATGAACTGGGTGTTGAAGGTACGCGGGAACAGGCCGCGGTCTTCGGTGGACAGGGTGTCGCGGCCCTGGTCGATGGTGCCCAGGTAGTTGGCGATCATGCCGTCGTAGGCGGCGGTGTGCTCGAAGGCCTTGAGGGCCAGGTCGAAGCGCTGGGCATAGCACAGGCCGCCCAGTTTCAGGGAGTCGATGACCGCGGCGTAGTCGCCGGCGTTGACCACGATGGCCACGTCCTTGTGGTTCTTGGCGGCCGAACGCACCATGGTCGGCCCGCCGATGTCGATGTTCTCGATGGCATCGGCCAGGTCACAGCCCGGCTTGGCGACGGTGGCGGCGAAGGGGTACAGGTTGACCGCCACCAGGTCGATCGGCTTGATGCCGTGCTCGTCCATCACCGCGCCGTCAAGGGCGCGACGGCCGAGGATGCCGCCGTGGATCTTGGGGTGCAGGGTCTTCACCCGGCCGTCCATCATTTCCGGGAAGCCGGTGTAGTCGGCCACCTCCACCGCTGCCACGCCGTTGTCCTTGAGCAGCTTGTAGGTGCCGCCGGTGGAGAGGATTTCCACGTTGAGGGCAACGAGCTCGCGGGCGAATTCGAGGATGCCGGTCTTGTCGGACACGCTGATCAGCGCACGGCGGACGGGGAGGCGGGTGGTCTGGTCGGTCATGATTTTCCTAACGGGCTACAGGCTTCAGGCTACAAGCGGCAGGCACAAGCGGCTCGGCCTGCGGCCTGGAGCCTGTGGCCTGCCGCCGCTTTAGAGGAGGTCGTACTGCTTGAGCTTCTTGCGCAGGGTGCCGCGATTCAGGCCCAACAGCTCGGAGGCCTTGGTCTGGTTGCCCTTCACGTAGTTCATGACGGTCTCCAGGAGCGGCGCTTCCACCTCGGTGAGCACCAGGTTGTAGACGTCGGTGACGTCTGCGCCCTCAAGGTGAGCGAAGTAGTTGTGCAGGGCTTTCTCGACGCTGCCGCGCAGGGTCTGGCCTTCTTCGCTCGGTGTGTTGAGGTGCTGTTTCAAACTGGTGTTGTCGCTCACGGGTGCAATCCCACTTCCTAAAGTCTCGTTCATCAGTGTCATGCGGCAGCCTCTTTTTCGTCGTTGTAGCGTTCACCGAAGAACTGGCGAACGCTTGCACATTGCGCCTCCTGGCTGTCCAGACGATTGAACTGGGCACGGAATTCGCGGGCGCCGGGCAGCGTCGCGAGGTACCAGCCCACATGCTTGCGAGCGATGCGCACACCCATCACATCGCCGTAGAAGGCGTGCAGGGCGGCCAGGTGCTCGAGCAGGATGCGTTCGATCTCGGCCAGCGCAGGGGCCGGGCAATGGGCTCCGGTGCGCAGGTAATGCTCAATTTCTCTGAAAATCCACGGACGGCCCTGGGCTGCCCGGCCGATCAGCAGGCCATCGGCACCGGTGGCGGCCAGCACCTGGGCGGCCTTCTCCGGTGAATCGATGTCGCCGTTGGCCAGTACCGGAATCGATACGGCCTGCTTGATCGCGGCGATGGTGTCGTACTCCGCTTCGCCGGTGTACAGGTCGGCGCGGGTGCGGCCGTGCACGGCCAGGGCGACGATGCCAGACTGCTCGGCAATCCGCGCGACCTCGACGCCGTTCTTGTTCTGACGGTCCCAGCCAGTGCGGATCTTCAGGGTGACCGGGACGTCGACGGCGGCGACCACCGCTTCGAGGATCGCCTGCACCAGCGGCTGATCCTTGAGCAGGGCGGAGCCCGCCGCCTTGTTGCAGACCTTCTTGGCCGGGCAGCCCATGTTGATGTCGATGATCTGGGCGCCCAGCTGCACATTGGCGCGGGCCGCCTCGGCGAGCATCTGCGGGTCACCGCCGGCGATCTGCACCGAGCGTGGCTCCGGATCGCCGCTGTGGATCATGCGCAGGCTCGACTTGCGCGTGTTCCACAGGCGCACATCGCTGGTGACCATTTCCGAGACCACCATGCCGGCGCCGAGGCGCCGGCACAGTTGCCGGAATGGCTGATCGGTGACGCCGGCCATGGGGGCCAGGATCAGTCGATTGGGCAATGTATAGGGGCCGATGCTTAGCGCCGACATAGGGCTTCCCTGCTCAAGAGACGTGCTGTTGAGACCAGTAGGAGAGTGCGAAAAGGGGGGAGATCATACCCGCTCTGAATGACCGGATAAAGGTGGTTTTGAACAAAATCTGAACAGTTGGGGTGCGCTGCCCGGTCGCATCGGCGACCGGGTGCATTGCAGACGGCCTAGGGGATAGTGCCGTTTATCAGCTCCCCGGCTTCACTCCGGCGAGTGGAAGTTGAGGCTGTAGTTCACCGCCCGGGCACCGGGGTCGAGGATGTCCAGGGCGATGTGGATGGGCGTTTGCGGCGGCATTTCCGCCTGGCCGGCCAGTTCGCCCGCCAGGTACTCGCTGGGCTTGAAGCGGCGGCTGGCAATCAGCTGGCCGTTGATATCGGCGAAACGCATTTCCAGCAGCGGAAATGGTTGCGAGAACGATGCACGATTGTAGAGGATCGCGTCTACCACCAGGGCGCCGCTGAATTCCGGGTGGCTGCGCACCACCAGGTTGCTGCTCTTGATCTGGTCGATATCGACCTTGGACGGCAGGGTGCAGCCGAGGGTCGGGCAGACCTGCTCGAACCAGGGGCGGTACTGATCCTGGCGAGCCAGTTCGGCGTAGTGATAGATCACGTATTGGCCGGCCAGCGCGGTGGCGGCCAGCAGGTTGAGCAGGCCCCAGCCGATCCAGCGGCCCCAGGGTTTGCGTGGTGGGCGCCAGTCGAGCTGCAGCGGTTCCTCTTCAAGGTCGAACAGGGCTTCGCCGCGCAGATTCGGCTCGCTGCGTGGGCGCGACTTCTGGGCGCTCTTGGGGGCCGGCAGTGGCGTGTTCGGCTCCTCGTCCTGGTGCTCGTCGGCAACCGGAGCGGGCTCGGGCTCGTCGTCGCGCTGCGCGCTCAGGCTCAAGCCTGGCTCGAGCTCGGGCTCCTCGCGGCTTGGCGCTGTAGGCTTCGAGGGCGCGAGGACGTCGCGCAGGCCGGGCGTCCTGGGCAGCGGCGGTACGGGCTCGCGCGCCTTGGCCGGCGGCGGCTGGCCGAAATCGATGCTTGGCGTCGGCCGCTCGCCCAGGGGCTCGAGCTCCAGCTTGCTGACCGGTGGGTCGTCACGCAGCAGGGCTTCGGCCCAGCGCTCGTCTTCGGTGGGCTCGTCATCGCCTTGGTCGTCGAAGCGCGGTGTTTGCCGGGTCGGCAGGTCGAGTTCGAGGAACTGGCGCGACAGCTGCTGTTCCTGGGCTTCGAGCTTGGCCAGCTCTTCGTCGAGGTCCAGATCATCGAGATCCAAGTCGTCGTGAATCCACAGCGTGCCATCGTCGGCTTTGCCGGCCGGCTTGGCAGGGGGCGGCGGTGCTGCTGCACTGTTGAGTGCGGGTGCGGGTGCGGGTGCGGGTGCGGATGGTTTTGGCGCTGCCGGGGCGGCGGCGCGCATGTCCGGAATGTGATGGCCCTGCTCGCGCAGCTGACGCGCGGCATTGAACACCTGCAGGCAGGCGCCGCAGCGTACCGAGCCCTGGGCGACGGCGAGCTGGGCCAGGTTCACGCGGAAACTGGTGCTGCAGTTCGGGCATTGGGTCACGAAGCTTTCGGTCATGCGTCATCCGACGGCCGCGGGGCGGCAAAAACGGGGCGATAGTCTAACCCAACAGATTGCAAAAGCAGCATTAAGTGCCGCGCCGCGCCAACGCGGGCACGGCACGGGCGCAGCTTAGCGGCGAACGCCGCTGATGCGCACCCAGCCGTCCTGAACGGCGGTCGGGTCGAGCTCGAAGTCGGCGGCGTAGGCGGCGCGTACCTCATCGGCCTGTTCGGCGAGGATGCCCGATAGCGCGAGGCGGCCGCCGCCCTTGACCAGGCTGGTGATCTGCGGCGCCAGGCTGACCAAGGGACCTGCGAGGATATTGGCGACCACCACGTCCGCCGGCTCCTGGGGCAGGTCGGCGGGCAGGTAGACCGGGAAGCGTTCCTCGGCGATGCCGTTGCGCCCGGCGTTGTCGCGGGAGGCTTCCAGGGCCTGGGGATCGATGTCGGTGCCCACCGCGTGCGGCGCGCCGAGCAGCAG
Above is a genomic segment from Pseudomonas argentinensis containing:
- the purD gene encoding phosphoribosylamine--glycine ligase produces the protein MNVLIIGSGGREHALAWKVAQDKRIAKVFVAPGNAGTAFEPKCENVAIDVLDIQALADFAEQNVQLTIVGPEAPLVKGVVDLFRSRDLDIFGPTAAAAQLEGSKAFTKDFLARQNIPTADYQNFTEVEPALAYLREKGAPIVIKADGLAAGKGVIVAMTLQEAEDAVRDMLAGNAFGDAGSRVVIEEFLDGEEASFIVMVDGQNVLPMATSQDHKRVGDADSGPNTGGMGAYSPAPVVTAEVHKRVMDEVIYPTVRGMAAEGNVYTGFLYAGLMIDKAGAPKVIEFNCRFGDPETQPIMVRLESSLVLLVEAALAKALDKVEATWDPRPTVGVVLAAGGYPGDYAKGDVIEGLDDAAQLEGKVFHAGTALQDDQVVTAGGRVLCATAIGASVADAQRQAYRLAAKIHWKGMFHRNDIGYRAIARERGDN
- the purH gene encoding bifunctional phosphoribosylaminoimidazolecarboxamide formyltransferase/IMP cyclohydrolase translates to MTDQTTRLPVRRALISVSDKTGILEFARELVALNVEILSTGGTYKLLKDNGVAAVEVADYTGFPEMMDGRVKTLHPKIHGGILGRRALDGAVMDEHGIKPIDLVAVNLYPFAATVAKPGCDLADAIENIDIGGPTMVRSAAKNHKDVAIVVNAGDYAAVIDSLKLGGLCYAQRFDLALKAFEHTAAYDGMIANYLGTIDQGRDTLSTEDRGLFPRTFNTQFIKAQEMRYGENPHQKAAFYVEHADEACVATAVQLQGKELSFNNVADTDAALECVKSFVKPACVIVKHANPCGVAVVPEDEGGIRKAYDLAYATDTESAFGGIIAFNRELDGETAKAIVERQFVEVIIAPRISDAAREVVAAKANVRLLACGEWPAERAPGWDYKRVNGGLLVQSRDIGMITADDLKIVTQRAPSEQEIHDLIFAWKVAKFVKSNAIVYAKNRQTVGVGAGQMSRVNSARIAAIKAEHAGLPVPGAVMASDAFFPFRDGIDNAAKAGITAVIQPGGSMRDNEVIAAADEAGIAMVFTGMRHFRH
- the fis gene encoding DNA-binding transcriptional regulator Fis, which gives rise to MTLMNETLGSGIAPVSDNTSLKQHLNTPSEEGQTLRGSVEKALHNYFAHLEGADVTDVYNLVLTEVEAPLLETVMNYVKGNQTKASELLGLNRGTLRKKLKQYDLL
- the dusB gene encoding tRNA dihydrouridine synthase DusB, which gives rise to MSALSIGPYTLPNRLILAPMAGVTDQPFRQLCRRLGAGMVVSEMVTSDVRLWNTRKSSLRMIHSGDPEPRSVQIAGGDPQMLAEAARANVQLGAQIIDINMGCPAKKVCNKAAGSALLKDQPLVQAILEAVVAAVDVPVTLKIRTGWDRQNKNGVEVARIAEQSGIVALAVHGRTRADLYTGEAEYDTIAAIKQAVSIPVLANGDIDSPEKAAQVLAATGADGLLIGRAAQGRPWIFREIEHYLRTGAHCPAPALAEIERILLEHLAALHAFYGDVMGVRIARKHVGWYLATLPGAREFRAQFNRLDSQEAQCASVRQFFGERYNDEKEAAA
- a CDS encoding DUF3426 domain-containing protein; its protein translation is MTESFVTQCPNCSTSFRVNLAQLAVAQGSVRCGACLQVFNAARQLREQGHHIPDMRAAAPAAPKPSAPAPAPAPALNSAAAPPPPAKPAGKADDGTLWIHDDLDLDDLDLDEELAKLEAQEQQLSRQFLELDLPTRQTPRFDDQGDDEPTEDERWAEALLRDDPPVSKLELEPLGERPTPSIDFGQPPPAKAREPVPPLPRTPGLRDVLAPSKPTAPSREEPELEPGLSLSAQRDDEPEPAPVADEHQDEEPNTPLPAPKSAQKSRPRSEPNLRGEALFDLEEEPLQLDWRPPRKPWGRWIGWGLLNLLAATALAGQYVIYHYAELARQDQYRPWFEQVCPTLGCTLPSKVDIDQIKSSNLVVRSHPEFSGALVVDAILYNRASFSQPFPLLEMRFADINGQLIASRRFKPSEYLAGELAGQAEMPPQTPIHIALDILDPGARAVNYSLNFHSPE